In Thermus islandicus DSM 21543, one genomic interval encodes:
- a CDS encoding glycosyltransferase family 2 protein: MRISVVIPAHNEEAYLPGALEAVWAQTLRPLEVIVVDNASTDRTGEVAEALGARVVRCGRKGVAYARQAGLLAARGEWVAMTDADSLPVKGWLERLAARAEGAVALYGPLRFYGVSPWEAAFSEWGYRAFLNLMALLGRPNLAGANMMVRKEAALQVGGFPEVEAREDVLLGWRLKALGPVRYVPEALVLTSARRLKGGWVPFLLRQARNLLGDPRGYFGGGGERER; encoded by the coding sequence GTGCGCATTAGCGTGGTGATCCCCGCCCACAACGAGGAGGCCTACCTTCCTGGGGCCCTCGAGGCGGTTTGGGCCCAGACGCTCAGGCCCCTCGAGGTCATCGTGGTGGACAACGCCTCCACGGACCGCACCGGGGAGGTGGCGGAGGCCTTGGGGGCGCGGGTGGTCCGCTGCGGGAGGAAGGGGGTGGCCTACGCCCGGCAGGCGGGGCTTCTCGCCGCCCGGGGGGAGTGGGTGGCCATGACCGACGCCGACTCCCTGCCCGTGAAGGGCTGGCTGGAGCGGCTTGCGGCCCGGGCCGAGGGAGCGGTGGCCCTCTACGGGCCCTTGCGGTTTTACGGCGTTTCTCCCTGGGAGGCCGCCTTTTCCGAGTGGGGCTACCGGGCCTTTTTGAACCTCATGGCCCTCCTCGGCCGCCCCAACCTGGCCGGGGCCAACATGATGGTGCGTAAGGAGGCCGCCCTTCAGGTGGGGGGCTTCCCCGAGGTGGAGGCCCGGGAGGACGTCCTCCTGGGCTGGAGGCTCAAGGCCTTAGGCCCGGTACGCTACGTGCCCGAGGCCCTGGTCCTCACCTCGGCGCGGAGGCTGAAGGGGGGCTGGGTCCCCTTTCTCCTGCGGCAGGCTAGAAACCTCCTGGGCGATCCTCGAGGCTACTTCGGGGGAGGCGGGGAAAGGGAAAGATGA